Proteins encoded together in one Asterias rubens chromosome 4, eAstRub1.3, whole genome shotgun sequence window:
- the LOC117289358 gene encoding phosphoenolpyruvate carboxykinase, cytosolic [GTP]-like isoform X2, translating to MPACNLTTQVSPPPKVVKGKLEDLQPHIRQYILEKVDVCQPDNIHICDGTEEENVSMLNQLEKDGMIKRLTKYSNCWLATTDPKDVARVESKTVISTPTMRETVPIPREGVKGTVGKWMSPEDLEKALGERFPGCMKGRTMFVIPFSMGPLGSPLSKIGIQLTDSMYVVACMKIMTRMGKKALAALGQDDFVRCLHSVGQPLPMKTPMVNNWPCNPEKTLVTHIPDRREIQSFGSGYGGNSLLGKKCFALRIASRIAKDEGWLAEHMLILGLTNPQGRKRYIAASFPSACGKTNLAMITPTLPGWKAECVGDDIAWMKFDKEGRLRAINPEYGFFGVAPGTSDKTNPNAMRTCESNTVFTNVAERSDGGFFWEGLEKEIPKDVSITSWLGQENWTKESGKPAAHPNSRFCTPASQCPNLDPAWEDPEGVPIDAIVFGGRRPKGVPLVYEAFDWKHGVFIAAAMRSETTAAAEFKGKAIMHDPFAMRPFFGYNVGHYFQHWLDFQQKPGLQLPKMFHVNWFRTSEQGKFLWPGFGENTRVLDWILKRCDGEDVAQNSPIGLVPKEGSLNVDGLDEPLDMKALFNTPKDFWMEEVQEIKKYFEDQINDDLPKDISTELNSLEDRIKAM from the exons ATGCCGGCGTGCAATCTCACCACACAGGTCTCCCCTCCACCCAAAGTAGTTAAAGGGAAGCTTGAAGATCTCCAACCTCACATCAGACAGTACATCTTGGAGAAGGTGGACGTGTGTCAACCAGATAATATTCATATCTGTGACGGGACGGAAGAAGAAAATGTGTCGATGCTTAACCAGTTGGAAAAAGATGGCATGATCAAAAGACTCACAAAGTACTCAAATTG CTGGTTGGCGACGACTGATCCTAAAGATGTTGCCCGAGTGGAGAGTAAGACGGTTATCTCAACACCCACAATGCGAGAGACGGTACCTATTCCCAGAGAAGGTGTAAAGGGTACCGTAGGGAAATGGATGTCACCCGAGGACCTCGAGAAGGCGCTTGGTGAACGCTTTCCTGGATGCATGAAAG GTAGGACCATGTTTGTGATTCCGTTCAGCATGGGACCCCTGGGTTCACCACTGTCTAAGATCGGTATTCAGCTGACAGACTCGATGTACGTTGTGGCCTGCATGAAGATCATGACCCGTATGGGCAAGAAGGCCCTAGCGGCCCTCGGACAGGACGACTTTGTGAGATGTCTTCATTCGGTCGGGCAACCTTTGCCCATGAAGA CCCCCATGGTGAATAATTGGCCTTGTAATCCAGAGAAGACGCTGGTGACACACATACCAGACAGGAGGGAGATCCAGTCTTTCGGCAGCGGCTACGGAGGAAACTCTCTCCTCGGCAAGAAATGTTTTGCACTTCGTATCGCCTCCAGGATCGCTAAAGATGAAGGATGGCTGGCCGAGCACATGCTG ATCCTAGGTCTAACAAATCCCCAGGGCCGCAAGAGGTATATCGCAGCATCTTTCCCCAGCGCCTGCGGCAAGACAAACCTAGCCATGATCACGCCCACCCTACCCGGCTGGAAAGCAGAGTGCGTCGGTGACGACATCGCCTGGATGAAGTTCGACAAAGAGGGACGGCTGCGTGCTATCAACCCCGAGTATGGATTCTTCGGTGTGGCCCCTGGTACATCCGACAAGACCAACCCCAACGCTATGAGGACCTGTGAGAGTAATACAGTGTTTACAAATGTTGCTGAGAGGAGCGATGGAGGTTTCTTCTGGGAAGGACTGGAGAAAGAAATACCCAAG GATGTGTCGATTACATCATGGTTAGGTCAAGAGAATTGGACGAAGGAGAGCGGTAAACCAGCTGCCCATCCCAACTCTCGATTCTGTACCCCGGCATCTCAGTGCCCCAATCTTGACCCTGCCTGGGAGGATCCAGAGGGTGTGCCCATCGATGCAATTGTGTTTGGCGGAAGGAGACCCAAAG gtgTCCCTCTTGTCTATGAGGCATTTGACTGGAAGCATGGTGTCTTTATTGCTGCTGCTATGAGGTCAGAGACCACAGCTGCTGCAGAGTTCAAAG gcaaaGCTATTATGCATGATCCGTTTGCTATGCGTCCATTCTTCGGCTATAACGTTGGTCACTACTTCCAGCACTGGTTGGACTTCCAGCAGAAGCCAGGTCTTCAACTCCCCAAGATGTTCCACGTCAACTGGTTCCGTACGAGTGAGCAGGGCAAGTTCCTGTGGCCAGGATTTGGCGAGAACACAAGAGTGCTCGACTGGATCCTGAAGCGCTGTGACGGGGAAGACGTTGCGCAGAATTCCCCGATCGGACTCGTACCCAAGGAGGGCTCCCTCAATGTTGACGGCTTGGATGAACCACTTGACATGAAAGCGCTTTTCAACACCCCCAAGGATTTCTGGATGGAAGAAGTTCAGGAGATCAAGAAGTACTTCGAGGACCAAATCAATGACGATTTGCCCAAGGACATTAGCACTGAGCTCAACTCATTAGAAGATCGTATTAAAGCAATGTAA
- the LOC117289358 gene encoding phosphoenolpyruvate carboxykinase, cytosolic [GTP]-like isoform X1 — protein sequence MAAILRGFLIRQAYNCTKSLVASMPACNLTTQVSPPPKVVKGKLEDLQPHIRQYILEKVDVCQPDNIHICDGTEEENVSMLNQLEKDGMIKRLTKYSNCWLATTDPKDVARVESKTVISTPTMRETVPIPREGVKGTVGKWMSPEDLEKALGERFPGCMKGRTMFVIPFSMGPLGSPLSKIGIQLTDSMYVVACMKIMTRMGKKALAALGQDDFVRCLHSVGQPLPMKTPMVNNWPCNPEKTLVTHIPDRREIQSFGSGYGGNSLLGKKCFALRIASRIAKDEGWLAEHMLILGLTNPQGRKRYIAASFPSACGKTNLAMITPTLPGWKAECVGDDIAWMKFDKEGRLRAINPEYGFFGVAPGTSDKTNPNAMRTCESNTVFTNVAERSDGGFFWEGLEKEIPKDVSITSWLGQENWTKESGKPAAHPNSRFCTPASQCPNLDPAWEDPEGVPIDAIVFGGRRPKGVPLVYEAFDWKHGVFIAAAMRSETTAAAEFKGKAIMHDPFAMRPFFGYNVGHYFQHWLDFQQKPGLQLPKMFHVNWFRTSEQGKFLWPGFGENTRVLDWILKRCDGEDVAQNSPIGLVPKEGSLNVDGLDEPLDMKALFNTPKDFWMEEVQEIKKYFEDQINDDLPKDISTELNSLEDRIKAM from the exons ATGGCGGCAATATTACGTGGGTTTTTAATACG CCAAGCGTATAATTGCACTAAATCCCTGGTAGCCAGTATGCCGGCGTGCAATCTCACCACACAGGTCTCCCCTCCACCCAAAGTAGTTAAAGGGAAGCTTGAAGATCTCCAACCTCACATCAGACAGTACATCTTGGAGAAGGTGGACGTGTGTCAACCAGATAATATTCATATCTGTGACGGGACGGAAGAAGAAAATGTGTCGATGCTTAACCAGTTGGAAAAAGATGGCATGATCAAAAGACTCACAAAGTACTCAAATTG CTGGTTGGCGACGACTGATCCTAAAGATGTTGCCCGAGTGGAGAGTAAGACGGTTATCTCAACACCCACAATGCGAGAGACGGTACCTATTCCCAGAGAAGGTGTAAAGGGTACCGTAGGGAAATGGATGTCACCCGAGGACCTCGAGAAGGCGCTTGGTGAACGCTTTCCTGGATGCATGAAAG GTAGGACCATGTTTGTGATTCCGTTCAGCATGGGACCCCTGGGTTCACCACTGTCTAAGATCGGTATTCAGCTGACAGACTCGATGTACGTTGTGGCCTGCATGAAGATCATGACCCGTATGGGCAAGAAGGCCCTAGCGGCCCTCGGACAGGACGACTTTGTGAGATGTCTTCATTCGGTCGGGCAACCTTTGCCCATGAAGA CCCCCATGGTGAATAATTGGCCTTGTAATCCAGAGAAGACGCTGGTGACACACATACCAGACAGGAGGGAGATCCAGTCTTTCGGCAGCGGCTACGGAGGAAACTCTCTCCTCGGCAAGAAATGTTTTGCACTTCGTATCGCCTCCAGGATCGCTAAAGATGAAGGATGGCTGGCCGAGCACATGCTG ATCCTAGGTCTAACAAATCCCCAGGGCCGCAAGAGGTATATCGCAGCATCTTTCCCCAGCGCCTGCGGCAAGACAAACCTAGCCATGATCACGCCCACCCTACCCGGCTGGAAAGCAGAGTGCGTCGGTGACGACATCGCCTGGATGAAGTTCGACAAAGAGGGACGGCTGCGTGCTATCAACCCCGAGTATGGATTCTTCGGTGTGGCCCCTGGTACATCCGACAAGACCAACCCCAACGCTATGAGGACCTGTGAGAGTAATACAGTGTTTACAAATGTTGCTGAGAGGAGCGATGGAGGTTTCTTCTGGGAAGGACTGGAGAAAGAAATACCCAAG GATGTGTCGATTACATCATGGTTAGGTCAAGAGAATTGGACGAAGGAGAGCGGTAAACCAGCTGCCCATCCCAACTCTCGATTCTGTACCCCGGCATCTCAGTGCCCCAATCTTGACCCTGCCTGGGAGGATCCAGAGGGTGTGCCCATCGATGCAATTGTGTTTGGCGGAAGGAGACCCAAAG gtgTCCCTCTTGTCTATGAGGCATTTGACTGGAAGCATGGTGTCTTTATTGCTGCTGCTATGAGGTCAGAGACCACAGCTGCTGCAGAGTTCAAAG gcaaaGCTATTATGCATGATCCGTTTGCTATGCGTCCATTCTTCGGCTATAACGTTGGTCACTACTTCCAGCACTGGTTGGACTTCCAGCAGAAGCCAGGTCTTCAACTCCCCAAGATGTTCCACGTCAACTGGTTCCGTACGAGTGAGCAGGGCAAGTTCCTGTGGCCAGGATTTGGCGAGAACACAAGAGTGCTCGACTGGATCCTGAAGCGCTGTGACGGGGAAGACGTTGCGCAGAATTCCCCGATCGGACTCGTACCCAAGGAGGGCTCCCTCAATGTTGACGGCTTGGATGAACCACTTGACATGAAAGCGCTTTTCAACACCCCCAAGGATTTCTGGATGGAAGAAGTTCAGGAGATCAAGAAGTACTTCGAGGACCAAATCAATGACGATTTGCCCAAGGACATTAGCACTGAGCTCAACTCATTAGAAGATCGTATTAAAGCAATGTAA